The proteins below are encoded in one region of Oncorhynchus masou masou isolate Uvic2021 chromosome 15, UVic_Omas_1.1, whole genome shotgun sequence:
- the LOC135555985 gene encoding ADP-ribose pyrophosphatase, mitochondrial-like encodes MIRVGRNWVGPIRIALSLLGFPFCLCTSGIRPLTSFTPDQFIARVSKSLSTSACSLCVLPPSVFTMPCSAPHNKARCPKYPGSETQRFPVPDDKVDWNTDWPQYRPVGYTAPSVLIKPVWADQDIRSFSPRFNALDGNVDRRSHEGDYRVEQGMPLNPRGRTGLTGRGLLGRWGPNHAADPIVTRWKRDSAGQQVSHPVSKLPVLQFVSIKRRDCGEWAIPGGMVDPGELVSLTLQREFSEEALNSLAASPQDRERIHERITQLFNSPGLEVYKGYVDDPRNNDNSWMETVAVNFHDDTGNSVSELPLQAGDDAGQVHWIDLDSVLSLYASHSQFLEVVAKERHAHW; translated from the exons atgaTACGAGTGGGACGGAACTGGGTTGGGCCGATTCGAATAGCACTTAGCCTTTTAGGATTTCCATTTTGCCTCTGCACCTCGGGAATCAG gcctCTCACCTCATTCACTCCTGACCAGTTTATTGCCAGAGTTAGTAAAAGCCTCAGTACCAGTGCCTGTAGTCTGTGTGTGCTACCGCCCAGTGTCTTCACCATGCCCTGCTCGGCCCCTCACAACAAGGCCAGATGCCCAAAGTACCCCGGCTCAGAGACACAGCGGTTCCCAGTGCCTGATGACAAAGTTGACTGGAATACTGATTGGCCCCAGTACAGACCAGTGGGCTACACTGCCCCATCTGTGCTCATCAAGCCTGTATGGGCCGATCAGGACAtcag GTCTTTCTCCCCACGGTTTAATGCTCTGGATGGCAATGTGGACAGGCGGAGTCACGAGGGAGACTACAGAGTGGAGCAAGGCATGCCACT AAATCCTCGCGGCCGCACTGGTTTGACTGGGAGAGGTTTGCTGGGACGGTGGGGACCCAATCACGCAGCAGATCCCATTGTTACCAG GTGGAAAAGAGACTCAGCTGGACAGCAAGTGTCGCACCCAGTGTCCAAACTGCCAGTTTTGCAGTTTGTGTCCATCAAGAGGAGAGACTGTGGGGAATGGGCCATCCCAGGG gGTATGGTAGACCCGGGGGAGCTGGTGTCCCTCACCCTGCAGCGTGAGTTCTCTGAGGAGGCTCTGAACTCCCTGGCAGCTTCCCCCCAGGACAGAGAGCGGATCCACGAGCGCATCACTCAGCTGTTCAACTCGCCGGGTCTGGAG GTTTATAAGGGCTATGTAGATGACCCAAGAAATAATGACAACTCTTGGATGGAAACGGTTGCTGTCAACTTCCATGATGATACAG GTAACAGTGTGAGCGAGCTCCCATTGCAAGCGGGAGATGATGCCGGGCAAGTCCACTGGATCGACCTTGACTCCGTCCTATCCCTCTATGCAAGCCACTCCCAGTTCTTGGAGGTGGTCGCCAAGGAGAGGCATGCTCACTGGTAA
- the LOC135555978 gene encoding uncharacterized protein LOC135555978 codes for MSGKIKSRIAANADSLSGSVSCDERILRDCHQLYIDADSGLVAVAQSVGVTLLAPRKKITVMLMGNHSAGKSSFINWYVEEHIQRTGVAIETQGFSFVTSGRKRESLTGNATLHLYPHFKPLHELKGVSEYLGTEICTSRQKRFSLVTFVDSPGLVDGDMKYPFDVDQAIMWLGELCDLILVFFDPMGQALCKRTLNIVEKLNEKHGDRLRFYLSKADEAGGESDRQRVMMQIVQELCKRPGLNKCGFDMPTIYVPNPNKPSRCVNQIEEACRTIEKTINQTVQNTLNSLEKDCELITKAIADTLSHDRQTSVDNRRARCKGCVLALLGFSVPFMLMAALVLGSLSRELLEMYLGHDGIEALSLYLVPVVRVLDSMSVEYQLYSCGGLIFLSFLLLILARFSFRSRPTLSGRQKRQLQEKLDYVQEVVKTKKKKLYEEYLRQSVGDQDMD; via the exons ATGTCTGGGAAAATCAAGAGCCGAATCGCGGCAAATGCCGACTCGTTGTCTGGAAGTGTGTCTTGCGATGAACGCATTTTACGAGACTGTCATCAATTGTACATCGATGCCGACAGTG GGCTGGTAGCAGTGGCCCAGTCCGTTGGCGtgactctgctggcacccaggaAAAAGATCACGGTCATGTTGATGGGCAACCACTCTGCCGGCAAGAGCTCCTTCATCAACTG GTACGTGGAGGAGCACATCCAGCGTACAGGAGTGGCCATTGAGACGCAAGGCTTCAGCTTTGTCACAAGTGGCCGCAAGAGAGAGTCTCTCACA GGAAATGCCACGCTGCACCTTTACCCACACTTCAAACCTCTACACGAGCTCAAAG GTGTGTCTGAGTACCTGGGTACTGAGATCTGCACTTCGAGGCAAAAGCGCTTCAGCCTGGTGACGTTTGTGGACTCTCCTGGCCTGGTGGACGGGGACATGAAGTACCCCTTCGATGTGGACCAGGCCATCATGTGGCTGG GTGAGCTGTGTGACCTCATCCTGGTGTTCTTTGACCCCATGGGCCAGGCGCTGTGCAAACGCACCCTCAACATCGTAGAGAAGCTCAACGAGAAGCACGGTGACCGTCTGCGCTTCTACCTCAGCAAGGCCGACGAGGCCGGGGGAGAGtcggacagacag AGGGTGATGATGCAGATAGTCCAGGAGCTGTGCAAGAGGCCGGGACTCAACAAGTGTGGCTTTGACATGCCTACCATCTATGTCCCCAACCCCAACAAG CCCAGTCGATGTGTGAACCAGATTGAGGAGGCATGTCGCACCATCGAGAAGACCATCAACCAGACGGTCCAGAACACACTCAACTCACTAGAGAAGGACTGTGAGCTCATCACTAAGGCCATTGCAGATACACTCAGCCacgacag gcAGACCAGTGTAGATAACCGGCGGGCGCGCTGTAAGGGCTGTGTGTTGGCTCTTCTGGGCTTCAGTGTGCCCTTCATGCTGATGGCAGCCCTGGTGCTGGGCAGCCTCTCCAGAGAGCTGCTAGAGATGTACCTGGGGCATGATGGCATCgaggccctctctctctacctg GTTCCTGTAGTGAGAGTGCTTGACTCTATGTCTGTGGAGTACCAGCTCTACAGTTGTGGCGGActcatcttcctctccttcctactcctcatccTTGCCCGCTTCTCCTTCAG atctCGGCCCACTCTCTCTGGCCGACAGAAGAGGCAGCTACAGGAAAAGCTGGATTATGTGCAGGAGGTGGTAAAGACCAagaag AAGAAGCTCTATGAGGAATACCTTCGCCAGAGTGTGGGTGATCAAGATATGGACTGA